A single window of Liolophura sinensis isolate JHLJ2023 chromosome 6, CUHK_Ljap_v2, whole genome shotgun sequence DNA harbors:
- the LOC135467188 gene encoding nurim homolog: MDVKPNNAPVFNRVITDVLLVLMFIVQHRLMATRAYKELFMSFGDVALALERLVYNLTSAVSLQVMISWWQPIPDYSLWELETNQGGLLWLFFFCLHAILWLCLIFLAMSFDPLEFLGLKQVWYQLNGWRHPLFYTNKYLRRLYSKLRHPGMICFLSLLWLHPVMSLDRCLLAAALVVFVISGPGVMDGEYMYINQTVKNLNVPNSH; the protein is encoded by the exons ATGGATGTCAAGCCAAACA ATGCCCCAGTGTTTAATCGAGTGATTACAGATGTTCTGCTTGTCCTCATGTTTATTGTTCAACATCGCTTGATGGCAACAAGGGCTTATAAAGAATTATTTATGTCGTTTGGGGATGTGGCACTGGCGTTGGAGCGCCTTGTTTACAATCTGACTTCAGCTGTCTCATTACAG GTAATGATATCATGGTGGCAACCTATTCCAGACTACTCACTTTGGGAGCTGGAGACAAACCAAGGGGGATTActctggctgttttttttttgccttcacgCCATCCTCTGGTTATGCCTGATTTTCCTAGCAATGAGTTTCGACCCTCTAGAATTTCTTGGTTTGAAGCAG GTGTGGTACCAGCTGAACGGGTGGAGACATCCCCTGTTCTACACCAACAAGTACCTGCGGCGTCTCTACTCTAAACTGCGTCACCCAGGAATGATCTGCTTCTTGAGCCTCCTCTGGCTTCACCCAGTCATGAGCCTGGATAGGTGTTTGTTAGCCGCTGCCCTCGTTGTCTTTGTGATCAGTGGACCTGGGGTGATGGACggagaatacatgtacataaatcagaCTGTGAAGAACCTGAATGTGCCCAACAGTCACTGA